From the genome of bacterium:
ATCATCATCGCCAAATTGAAAATCAACGCCCTTATCACAACGCTCGCCACCATGCAGATCATGCGCGGGCTCGGATTCATCGTCTCGAAAGGGACCGCGGTTGGGATTAAAGCGCCCGGATTTTTTGTCCTCGGGTCGGGAAGTTTCATCGGCATCCCCATCCCGGTATGGTTGACCATTCTGTCATTCGGCGCATTCGGTTTTCTGCTCAACAGGACCACGTACGGCCGAAACACGCTCGCAATCGGCGGAAACAGGGAAGCCGCCCGTCTCGCCGGCATCCCGGTTGACAGGATCAAAATCGTGATATTCACCACCCAGGGAATCATGGCGGGACTGGCAGGGATTGTTCTTGCATCGCGCATGACAAGCGGCCAGCCGAACACATCGGTGGGGCTTTCACTCGATGTCATCTCTGCCTGCGTGCTCGGAGGGGTATCGCTCTCCGGCGGGGTGGGAACCATGCTCGGTACGATTGTCGGCGTCCTCATCATGGGAACGGTGCAGAATGCCATGAACCTTCTCAACATACCGACATTCTACCAGTATGTGGCGCGGGGCATCATACTCCTTCTCGCGGTGCTCTTCGACCAGCTGAAACACCGGAGAAATGAATAGAATCTATGATAATCGGCCAGACACGAATTGTAAGGATGAACGCGAAAAATATTAAGGCGGGAAATACCCTATAAAGTATTACATATAATCCTGTTATTCACCGGGAAACCGAGCATATGAATAATTACGAGCGTTTCATTCAAACCATCTCATGGCAACCGGCCGACCGTATCATGACCTACGAGGTCATGGACAACACGGAGATACTGAAATATTACGGCGGTTTTGATCCTTCGCATCGGTATTCCTTCGAGGAGCTCGTCGAGGTCAATGCCCGGATGCTCAAAAACATCGGAATCGATGTCACCCGCAATATCCATGACCCCGTCAACCACTGGATGGGTGCAAAAATCGCCAACTGGATACGTTTTTTCGGCGTAAATCCCGATAACTGGGAATTGTCCCATACGGGCGATACGGCGTGGATATCGAAACGTCCCTTTTCCAATCTCCGGGAGCTCGAAAAAAATATGCCCGTCCTTCCGAAATTAGAGGAGGTCAGGGAATGGTATGAGCCCGTTTTACAGACCATAAAGGAGATATTCGATTCATACGATCTCGTCTATATCGGCGGTATCGAGGGGCCGATATGCGACGCCTATACGTATACCGACACAGAGCTGTTCTGCACCGCGCTTTATGATGCTCCCGAGCTCGTCTCCCATATCATGGACTGCACGGGCACATTCTCGGCGTATATCGCCCGTATTTTTGCCGAACATCCTGCCTCGCCTCTTCTGTTCATGGGCGAGGACATGGCGGGTAAAACAGGCCCGTTCTTCAGCCCTGACTTCATCCGTGAGCACGGCCTTCCCCGATGGCGGTGGATTACCGAACCGCTCAGGGAAAGGGGAATCAGGTTCCTGTTCCACACCGACGGCCGGTATGGCCCGCTCCTTCCGATCATTTTCGAGGAACTCGGCGCGGACGGTCTCAATCCCATCGAGCGGATGGGCTGCAACGATATTTTCGCCATCCGGGAATCGTACCCGGACAGGCTGCTGTTCGGGAATGTCTGCTGCTCGTCTACTCTGCCCTTCGGAACGCTCGAAGACATCGAGGATGAAACGCTCGAGCTCATCGAAAAAATCGGCCCGCAGGGCGGCATACTCATCGGATCGTCGAGCGAGGTGAACGATATCGTCCCCCGCGACCATGCGGTGAAACTGTACGAAACCGTTCTGGAGTACGGCTCGTATCCCATTGACTGCGAAAGAATACGGAAAAGAAGAGCGGAAATCAGGAGCCGCCTGAAACTGCGAAAATCCATCGGTGATTCATAGACTTCTTTTCTGAATATCAGTGTTTTGGTGACTTGGCGATAATCATCAACAAAAACAAATAATTTCATTGATTCTGATTCGTATTGTTTCCGATAAAGGGATTGCCCCGATGATGAAAATACAGGTTCTCGGACAGGAAGGTGTTGCGCGGATCGATGAAGCGGCGCGCCGGATTCTCGAACGGACGGGTGTCGAGATTCCCCACAACGAAATGCTTGGCCTTTTTGCCCGTGCGGGAG
Proteins encoded in this window:
- the araH gene encoding L-arabinose ABC transporter permease AraH, with product MSIRNTHDLRTGIKGLWDTASILVVFVVLFVLLSIFVPYFFSWVNMVGLALSVATVGMIACTMLFCLASGDFDLSIESVVAFTGVLVAVVINATGSITAGIVCGLCAAGLAGLFNGIIIAKLKINALITTLATMQIMRGLGFIVSKGTAVGIKAPGFFVLGSGSFIGIPIPVWLTILSFGAFGFLLNRTTYGRNTLAIGGNREAARLAGIPVDRIKIVIFTTQGIMAGLAGIVLASRMTSGQPNTSVGLSLDVISACVLGGVSLSGGVGTMLGTIVGVLIMGTVQNAMNLLNIPTFYQYVARGIILLLAVLFDQLKHRRNE